A region from the Papio anubis isolate 15944 chromosome 6, Panubis1.0, whole genome shotgun sequence genome encodes:
- the GCM1 gene encoding chorion-specific transcription factor GCMa has product MEPDDFDSEDKEILSWDINDVKLPQNVKKTDWFQEWPDSYAKHIYSSEDKNAQRHLSSWAMRNTNNHNSRILKKSCLGVVVCGRDCLAEEGRKIYLRPAICDKARQKQQRKRCPNCDGPLKLIPCRGHGGFPVTNFWRHDGRFIFFQSKGEHDHPKPETKLEAEARRAMKKVHTAPSSVSLSLKGGTETRSLPGETQSQGSLPLTWSFQEGVQLPGSYSGHLIANTPQQNSLNDCFSFSKSYGLGGITDLTDQTSTVDPTKLYEKRKLSSSRTYSSGDLLPPSASGVYSDHGDLQTWSKNAALGRNHLNDNCYSNYPFPLTSWPCSFSPSQNSSEPFYQQIPLEPPAAKTGCPPLWPNPGGNLYEEKVHVDFNSYVQSPAYHSPQEDPFLFTYASHPHQQYSLPSKSSKWDFEEEMTYLGLDHCNSEMLLNLCPLR; this is encoded by the exons AACGTGAAAAAGACTGACTGGTTCCAGGAGTGGCCAGATTCCTATGCCAAACACATCTACAGCTCGGAGGACAAGAATGCACAGCGGCACCTGAGCAGCTGGGCCATGCGCAACACCAACAACCACAACTCCCGCATCCTCAAGAAGTcctgcctgggtgtggtggtgtgcggcCGCGACTGCCTCGCAGAGGAGGGACGCAAGATCTACCTGAGACCTGCCATCTGTGACAAGGCCCGGCAGAAGCAGCAGC GGAAACGCTGTCCCAACTGTGACGGGCCTCTGAAGCTCATCCCTTGCCGAGGTCACGGGGGCTTCCCGGTCACCAACTTCTGGAGGCACGACGGACGCTTTATATTTTTCCAG TCAAAGGGAGAGCATGATCATCCAAAACCAGAAACCAAGTTGGAAGCGGAGGCAAGAAGAGCCATGAAGAAAGTGCATACAGCACCTTCCTCCGTCTCCTTGAGCCTGAAGGGGGGCACAGAGACCAGG TCTCTTCCAGGTGAAACACAAAGTCAGGGGAGTTTACCTTTAACTTGGTCTTTCCAGGAAGGCGTCCAACTGCCTGGTAGTTACAGTGGACATCTAATAGCTAACACTCCTCAGCAGAACTCACTAAATGATTGCTTTTCCTTCTCCAAGAGTTATGGTCTGGGAGGAATCACAGATCTGACTGACCAGACTTCCACTGTGGACCCCACGAAGCTCTATGAAAAGCGTAAATTGTCCAGTAGCAGAACCTACAGTAGTGGAGACCTGCTTCCTCCTTCTGCCTCCGGAGTCTACTCTGATCACGGCGATCTGCAGACGTGGAGTAAAAATGCTGCTTTGGGGAGAAATCATCTTAATGACAACTGTTATTCCAATTATCCTTTTCCTCTGACCAGCTGGCCTTGCAGCTTCTCTCCTTCCCAAAACTCTTCAGAACCCTTTTACCAGCAGATTCCACTGGAGCCACCTGCAGCCAAAACTGGCTGTCCCCCATTATGGCCAAATCCAGGGGGGAATCTTTATGAAGAGAAAGTACATGTGGATTTTAACAGCTACGTCCAGTCCCCTGCATACCATTCACCTCAGGAAGACCCCTTTCTCTTCACCTATGCCTCTCATCCTCATCAGCAATATTCACTGCCAAGCAAGAGCAGCAAATGGGATTTTGAGGAAGAAATGACATACTTGGGTTTGGATCACTGCAACAGTGAGATGCTTCTGAACCTGTGTCCTCTGAGATGA